The nucleotide sequence GGACGCCCGGAGCGTTCTCATGCTGTTCGTCCTCGCCAACGCCTATCTGGAAGACCTGATCCCCGCCAACCCCTACTTCTGCATCTACCCCAGCAGCACGAGCGGCCAGGTCAGCGAGCGGCTCAAGACCTATCTCGACAAGGCAGCCGCACTATTTCACGGCTACTACCGCGAGGACCTCCTTGTCCGCGCTGTCGACGCCCCGGACACCAGCCTGGAACGCTGGAAGGCCAGCCAAGGCCAAGCCGCCCAGAACATCTCCATCGCCACGCAGGCCCAGACGGTGCACCTGGGGTCCGGCTACCGCGGCAAACTCGGCACGAAAACCGTCGTCGTCCTCGACGACTTCACCACCCACGGCATGTCCCTGGAATGGGCACGCCTGCTGCTGACCGCAGCCGGCGCCCAGCGGATCGTCATGCTCACCGTTGGCAAGTACGGCAGCCGCCACACCCGCTACGACCTCAAAGACCCCAGCACGCTGGCCCCCTACCAGCTCAACAGCCTCACTGCCGACAGTTTCACCACGACATCACTGACACCCGTGTTCGACCCCCAGGCTCAAGACCGCCTCTACCAGCACCTTGTCACCAGCCTGGACTCCTCCAAGGATTGACGACGACGCCACCGGCCCCTGCCGCGCCCGCCCGGCCCGCACTCCGAGCGTCCGGCCGATCGCCCTGTCACGAGGCCGAAGCCTCCGAAGCCGGCGCGCCGCGTGCCTAGTTTCACGACCACCGGCTCCGTCTCGCCGTCGACCACGATCTCCTCTGCGTGGCTGCCGGGCACCGACCGGTTGTCTGTCACCTCCGGCGCCGCATTTCGTCGGCTCCTCGATCAGGGTGGGGGCGGCTCAGGCGGGGAGGGGCTGGTCGAGGTTTTCTTCGATCTGGTCGAGGAGGTGATCGAGGATGCGGTGTGCCTGGGTGAGGCGTTGCGTGGCGCTGTCGAGGGTGTCGAGGGCGTCGTCGAGAAGCACGGCGTGTAGGTCGGCGGCGGGGCTCTCCAATGTCTGCGCGACGGTGGTCCAGGCCGTGTTGACGCAGTCGTGGATTTCGTTGAATGCCGCGGTGTTCTGCGTCCTCGTGAGTGTCCGGCCTTGTGCTGTGGTGATGAGCCGCGAGATGACTAGCTGAGCGTGGGTCAGTTTGGACCGTGCGGTCTCCAGGGAAGACGGGCCGTCGTCCGTCATGCTCACAAGGCCGTGGAACTCGTCGCTGGTGTGCTGCAGTAAATCGAGTGCTTCCTGTAGCCGCTGGTTGCCGTCGACATGGGTGCGTTCGCCAAGACGCCCGGTGACGCGCAGGCTCGAACGGTGCAAGGCATCCCCGGCCAGGCCGTCTGCCAGCCGAGACGGAGCGGGGCAGGCAGGAAGGGAAGCGAGTTGCTGAAGACCGCCCGTGAGATCGAGGACGTCGTCGAGGCACTGGGACAGTTCTTCGTCAGCAGCCGCAAGGAGCTGATCCAGACGCGTATCAGCGTCCGTGGGGCGGTTCTCTCCCGCGACGGTGTCAGCCTCGGAGCCCGTTGTCTCCCGGGATGCGGTGTGTTCACTCATCGCGGCCCCCAATCTCCTCAACGAGAGTCTGCTGCAGTCGACGCCGGGCGCGGTTCCGGTTCTTCCGTACGGCGTCTTCTCGCATATCAAGCGCTTGGGCGATCTCCCGGTCGGTGAAGCCGTCCTGGGCCCACGCCATGACGTGCCGCTGCAGCGGCGGCAGCTGGGCCAGAGCGTTCAGGACCCGCTGATTTCCCTCTTTGAGCGTCACGTGGGCGATGGGACAGGTCCCGCCCGAGCGATCGGGCAACGGGTCGTACGGGGTGACCCGTTGGCCGGTCTGACGCAGATAGCAGCGGTGAGCGACCTTGCGCAGCCACGCCCGCGGTTCCCGGATACGGTCCCATTTCTCGATGGCTATCGTGAAAGCCTCATGAGCGGCATCGGCAGCCTCGTAGGGAGTCGCGCCGACACGGACCAGGAACCGTGTCAGCTGCGGCATCTCGACGCGGTAGAGGTCCTCAAGACTGCTGGTCATTAACGCGGGCGAAGCCCCGTCGGTGTGTAAAGGCGCCGGTACCGTCTTCCTCGCCACAGGCGAGACCGACTCAGCCACGGCGGAACTCCGCCAACTGCGCTCCCGTCACAACCTCGACGCTGCCGGGCCGTTCCAGCAGACGGCTGCCGGGCGGCAGGTTCCGCACCCGCTCGCTGAGACCTTGCTGCTGCATCTCGGTTCTGCGCAGTTCGGTACGGCCAGCCACCCATATGTGCAGCAGCCGACACAGCCAGCCGCACAGCATCAGCAGCCCTCCCCCGAGCACCGGATCCATCACGGTCCGCCTTCCCCGGCGGTGACCCGTTCACCTGCCGACACTATGTAGTGCACGCACCCCCGCCTTTTGTGACCCCGCCGTCCGTGACGTACGTCTCACGGACCCGTCAGCCGAATATTCTCAGGGCCTTGCCCGCCGGGAAGGAGAACTCCGTCATGGATCCGCAGGCCGGGGATTACCGCACGCAGGCGCGCTACTTCGCGGGCAGGGCCGCGCTGGACGGCGCGGCGCTCACGGATGTGCAGGAGCGGCTCGCGCGGGCGGTGCTCGAGGTCGTGCTGCTGGCCGGCCTGCCGCCGTACGACATCGAGGCGGCGGCAGACGGTGAGGAGACCGGGGTGGGCCTGGTCCCGGTCCCCGGCAACAACCGTGCGCTGCGGGTGCAGTGGCAGCAGGATCCGACGGCCGCCCATCACCTTGCCTCCGAGTTGTGCGCTGCCCAGCAGGCCGCCATGAACCAGGCCCTGCGCGCGATCCTGTCCGCTCACCGCTTCCGGATCGTGGACGGCCCGCTGGGCGAGGCCCCGGTCGTCCTCGATGTGGTCCGGCCTCGTCGGCAGGGATGATCATCGGCACAGAGAAACGGGTGAGTGGGACAAGCCCCGGGGGCGGGCGAGGGGATCGGGCGCCGCTTGTGTGCATCGCGCAATACGGCGGAGCCGCACGCGACGCCGAGGTCGGCCCGGGGAGCCGCGGCGCCCCCAGCGACAGGCTAGGAGGGCTACGCGCCGGTGGCATCCCTGACGGTCGCTGGCACCGCGGCGCTCGGCCAGCTGAGCGGCGGTGTTCTCGATCCACAGCAGCGTCCACTCGACACCGCTCCGCCACCCGGGCTCCGCACCGTCGTACCTGCCCTCGGCGTGGTACGGCAGCTCACGAGGCAGTGTCGTTGCTCCCGCCTCTTTCTGTTTTGCGTCGCAGGGTGACGATTGCCACGGGAGTAGCGGGTATCTGTCCCGCCCGTTGGAGTCGCCTCCGTTGAGGGCGGCCCACTTCCAGCTCGCCAACGGCCTCCAGCGGCTGCTGCATCAGTGTCCACATGGCGCGTGCGTATCGGCACATGGCTCTGTTCACGAGAACGGGTTCCGGCTCGCTATCCGTGATGTGCGCACGCTGAGTGACGACTGACGCTCCAATCAGGCTCCGGGAAGTTGCCTGAAAATGACCAGGGCCGATCTTGAGCGGTCGACAGTACGGCGTCGTGGAAGAGATGGCGCCCGCCTGGAGGGCCTGCTGTTACCGTCCATCGCGGACGTGTCGGTGCTGTCGCTGGACGTGAGCGACGAGGCGATATGCATCGACGTCTGCAGTACCGCGGACGGGGAGGCATGCCCGGACCGTGGGAGCGAGTCGACCCGGGTGCACAGCTCTTACCTGCGGTTTCCTGCGGACGTGCCGAGTTGGTGACGTCTGGTGGTCCTGCAACTGCGAGTTCGGCGGTTCTTCTGTCCGGAGTCTTCGTGTGCTCGGCGGACGTTCGCTGAGCAGATGCCGACTGACCCGGCGGCACAGCATGTGGACGGAGCGGTTGCGGTCGGCTCTCGCCGCGGTGGGTTTCGCCCTTGCTGGCCGGGCCGGCGCCCGGATGGCACGGGCCTTCGGGGTGTCCATCAGCCGCAGCGCGGTGTTGCGGCTGCTCGATGCATTGCCCGAACCCGAAGTCCCGGCCCCGCGGGTGGCTGGTGTTGATGAGTACGCCACACGCAAAGGACGGGTCTACGGCACGGTGCTCGTCGACATCGAGACCCGCCGGCCGGTGGATCTGCTGCCTGACCGCGAGCCGTCCAGCCTGGCCGCTTGGCTGGCGCACGTTCTTGAAAACCGCTTGAGACGTCTGTCATGAGCTGGCACGGTGGCCCCTTGTGCCTGCAACCGATGCGCCCAAGAATCGAGATCCTGAACCACCGGAAGGCGAGGCGTTTCCGGTAACCAGTACCGGCCTTGCGTCCGAACAGCCGCTCCGCTCTGCTGCCTTCCGATGGTTTCTAGCCGGCCAGTCGATCTCCTTGGCAGGCAGTGCCATGTCGCCTGTCGCACTCGCCTTCGGCGTACTGGAAGTTACGGACAGCGCGGCTTGGTTGTCCGCGGTTACCACTGCGGCCTTGGTCCCGATGGTCGCGACGCTCCTCCTCGGCGGCGGCATCTCCGACCGCTACAGGCGCGACATCGTGCTGCGCCTCACCAGCCTGGGCGCGGGCCTCACTCAGGTCGGCGTCGCGATCCTCCTGCTCACCCATCAGCACCCCGCGCTGCTGCTGCCGCTGTCCGCCCTCAATGGCATCTTCCAGGGATTGACCACGCCCGCACTGCGCGGCATCGTCTCCAACCTGGCAGCAGGACGAGGCCTCCAGCAGGCCAGTTCGCTGGTGGCGTCCGCCAGGAACGCCACTCGGATCCTCGGCCCGACCACGGCCGGCCTACTGACCGCTTCAGTCGGAGGCGGCTGGGCGATCGCTGCAGACGCCGCGTCCTTCCTCCTGGCAGCCGCGTTCTTCGCCCGGATGTCGCTGCCCAATCTGCCGCCGCGCACCGAGAACGGACCGACGATGCTCGGAGAACTGCGGGAAGGCTGGAGCTACTTCAGCTCCAAGCCGTGGATCTGGACGGTGACATTCGCTTTTGGCGTCTTTAATGCCTTGAATATGGGTGTTTGGCAGATCTTGGGCCCGGTGATCGCGAACGAGACGATTGGGGCTGAGGGCTGGGGACTGGTGCTGAGCGCCCGCGGTGTCGGGTCGCTCCTGGCCAGCGTCGTGATGGTGAAGCTGACGGTACGGCGGCCAATGGTGCCGGCGCTGTCCTCGATGACGCTCGGCGCCGTCCCCCTGATCCTGCTCGGCGTCGGCGCGACCACGCTGTGGCTGGCTGCGGCGGCGTTCGTGGCGGGAGTGGTCTCCGAGTTTTTCACCGTCGTGTGGGAGACGGTCTGGTACACGCACGTCCCGGAGCGGATGCTCTCCCGGGTCGGCGCCCACGACGAGTTCTGGTCCTTCGTGCCCATCCCCATAGGCCAGCTGTCCACACCGGTCCTCGCCGCGGCGTTCGGAACGGCGGCAGTCGCCGTCACGGGCGGCGGGGTGGCGGCAGTGGCAATGCTGATGCCGTTACTAGTGCCGTCGCTTCGGCGAATTGAGATCAAGCGAGGCGGCGATTGAACTGGGACAGCTACATCCTTGTCATACAGTGACGCTGAATTCAGAAAGGGCTGAAGTCGATCCAGATTGTTGGCGGGTTCGCGTGGGCCGACGACAAAGCACACTAATGCCTCCCGTGGTGTGTACGACGCCCTGCGCCCGAAATTTACAAAGTCAAAGCCGCCACGGGTCCGGACGATTCAGAGCCGCGGATTATCATTGACGACACCATCTTCGACAAGGAATAGCCGAATATAGCGAGGCGTAAATGTCCCGTTTCTGTGGACGAGAGCAGTACTACGGCCTCACGCAGCTCAGGGTCAACCGGTTCGAGGGCGCAAACTCATCGGCCCCGTCGACCCCGCGGCCACGGCTCGCCGGACCAGGCCCTGCGTGCAGTCCAAGACCTCTGAGCTTGTCATTTATGGTCCGGCGTCGAACGGCGCCACTTGCGTGGATGTCAGTCCCACGCGTTGAAGAGGACTCCACCCAACGTGGTGATGCCGTAGAAGCGGACCTCACGCCACTCGCCCTGCGTGAGCACTGAGGTGTCCACGTCGGAGAGCGGTGTGGCGAGTCGTTCGCTGCTCAGGACCGTGAAGCCCGCGTTGGTGAAGGCGTGAGCCCACAACGGCGGAGAGAGAAAGTCCTCTCCGTACCAGTCCCGCCGTGTCTTGGCGAAGGCGACCCAGGGGTGGTGAGCGTGACACAGGACAGTGTTCTCGCCTTCGCGTCCGATGACTGCCGCGGTGTGGAAGGTCCGGGGGGTACACCCGTTCCTCTACCTCACCTACTTCCCCTCCGGCGACGCGGGCAGCGGCACACAGAGCGGCGCGGAACGCCCGCAGTTCAGTCTCCGGGAGCGGGCCGTCCTTCGGCCGGAAGAAACCTGTCGCGCCCCGCGGCAGCGTGAAGCCGCTGCTCCTCTCACTGACCATGCCGCTCATTTTGTGTCGGCGTCGGCTGAATCGTGACCCACTTTGGGCGGTGGAAATCTGACCCGGTTGGTGTCGATGGGTGGTTCAGTCGTTGTCGGGTGTGTCGGTGGGGACGCGTCCGAGTTCGCGTCCTCGCATGCGGTAGGAGTCGCCTTTGAGGGAGTGGACCTCTGCGTGGTGGACCAGTCGGTCGATCATGGCGGCGGCTACGGTCTCGTCGCCGAAGACCTCTCCCCAGCGCCCGAAGGGCTTGTTGCTGGTGACGATCACGGACGCGCGTTCGTATCTGTTTGATATGAGCTGGAAGAACAGGTTCGCGGCCTCCGCTTCGAAGGGGATGTAGCCGACCTCGTCGACCACGATCAGCGGATAGCGGCCGAGCCTGGTGAGCTCGGCCGACAGGCGGCCGGTCTCGTGGGCGGCGGCGAGCTTGTCGACCCATTCGGCGGCGGTGGCGAAAGCGACGCGGTGTCCGGCCTGGCAGGCCCGCACTGCCAGGCCGATCGCCAGGTGGGTCTTCCCGGTGCCGGGCGGGCCCAGGAAGACGACGTTTT is from Streptomyces cadmiisoli and encodes:
- a CDS encoding RNA polymerase sigma factor, producing MTSSLEDLYRVEMPQLTRFLVRVGATPYEAADAAHEAFTIAIEKWDRIREPRAWLRKVAHRCYLRQTGQRVTPYDPLPDRSGGTCPIAHVTLKEGNQRVLNALAQLPPLQRHVMAWAQDGFTDREIAQALDMREDAVRKNRNRARRRLQQTLVEEIGGRDE
- a CDS encoding transposase yields the protein MSISRSAVLRLLDALPEPEVPAPRVAGVDEYATRKGRVYGTVLVDIETRRPVDLLPDREPSSLAAWLAHVLENRLRRLS
- a CDS encoding MFS transporter, whose translation is MPATDAPKNRDPEPPEGEAFPVTSTGLASEQPLRSAAFRWFLAGQSISLAGSAMSPVALAFGVLEVTDSAAWLSAVTTAALVPMVATLLLGGGISDRYRRDIVLRLTSLGAGLTQVGVAILLLTHQHPALLLPLSALNGIFQGLTTPALRGIVSNLAAGRGLQQASSLVASARNATRILGPTTAGLLTASVGGGWAIAADAASFLLAAAFFARMSLPNLPPRTENGPTMLGELREGWSYFSSKPWIWTVTFAFGVFNALNMGVWQILGPVIANETIGAEGWGLVLSARGVGSLLASVVMVKLTVRRPMVPALSSMTLGAVPLILLGVGATTLWLAAAAFVAGVVSEFFTVVWETVWYTHVPERMLSRVGAHDEFWSFVPIPIGQLSTPVLAAAFGTAAVAVTGGGVAAVAMLMPLLVPSLRRIEIKRGGD
- the istB gene encoding IS21-like element helper ATPase IstB: MARTSTTTDAQAPAADTATGRRTGQQTASDLAFLARAMKAPALLAAADRLAERARKESWTHAEYLVACLQREVSARESHGGEARVRAARFPAIKTVEELDVTHLRGMTRQQLAHLGTLDFIAGKENVVFLGPPGTGKTHLAIGLAVRACQAGHRVAFATAAEWVDKLAAAHETGRLSAELTRLGRYPLIVVDEVGYIPFEAEAANLFFQLISNRYERASVIVTSNKPFGRWGEVFGDETVAAAMIDRLVHHAEVHSLKGDSYRMRGRELGRVPTDTPDND